From Variovorax sp. J2L1-78, the proteins below share one genomic window:
- the flgK gene encoding flagellar hook-associated protein FlgK produces the protein MAGNMFLTGLSGLNVARSSLVTTAHNTANVYTAGYSRQVAQISTNGAIATGSGFVGMGALVTTTSRSYDSYLTAQLNTAQSVAAGLTSYGTQIDRIDSLLADKTSGISPLMQSFFTATQGVANTPADPAARQQLISSAQALATKFRSTDQYLTDLNGSVNDQIKGSVEQINTYATQIASLNQQISQLTATSGGQPANDLLDQRDQLVSQLSQIADIKVLEQDSGKYNVFIATGQSLVVGDRAATMMAVPSAADPTRTAVALVGLAGNVMELSPNAITGGSLGGLMSFRTETLIPTQNAIGRLSIALADAFNDQHKLGVDLTGALGQDFFAVGSPGVLSNARNTGNAVISASVTDTSALTTSDYSVEYKDVAGTPTYVVTRVSDKAPVGSFTTFPATFDGVTVALDSGAPTLGDTFTVQPTRTGARDMTVQVLDPAKVAAASPVVTGNTATNQGSGLLGKATINAGYLAAPLASNVTMSYDAATGTLSGFPATSAVTVTLADGTSTVYAAGTPVPYTAGASISFDGISVKLTGAPANGDTFTIGKNVGGVSDGSNALLLAGLQRATIIGGRTSTFNGAYAQLVSTVGNRAMEVGVAEKTQVSVAAQIKMSQQSVSGVNQDEETANLLMFQQMYQANAKVIQTASTMFDAILGISN, from the coding sequence CCTCAGTGGCCTCAACGTAGCGCGCAGCTCGTTGGTCACCACCGCCCACAACACCGCCAACGTCTACACGGCAGGCTACAGCCGCCAGGTGGCGCAGATCTCGACCAACGGCGCGATCGCCACGGGCTCCGGCTTCGTCGGCATGGGCGCGCTGGTGACCACGACCAGCCGCAGCTATGACAGCTACCTGACGGCGCAGCTCAACACCGCGCAGTCGGTGGCAGCGGGCCTGACCAGCTACGGCACCCAGATCGACCGCATCGACTCGCTGCTGGCCGACAAGACCTCCGGCATCAGCCCGCTCATGCAGAGTTTCTTCACGGCGACGCAGGGCGTGGCCAACACGCCGGCCGACCCGGCCGCACGCCAGCAGCTCATCAGTTCGGCGCAGGCGCTCGCCACCAAGTTCCGCTCGACCGACCAGTACCTCACCGACCTGAACGGCTCGGTCAACGACCAGATCAAGGGCAGCGTCGAACAGATCAACACCTACGCCACGCAGATCGCCAGCCTGAACCAGCAGATCAGCCAGCTCACCGCGACGTCCGGCGGCCAGCCGGCGAACGACCTGCTCGACCAGCGCGACCAGCTCGTCAGCCAGCTCAGCCAGATCGCCGACATCAAGGTGCTCGAGCAGGACAGCGGCAAGTACAACGTCTTCATCGCCACCGGCCAGTCGCTGGTGGTGGGCGACCGTGCGGCGACGATGATGGCCGTGCCCTCGGCGGCCGACCCGACCCGCACGGCCGTGGCGCTGGTCGGCCTGGCCGGCAACGTGATGGAACTCAGCCCCAATGCCATCACGGGCGGCTCGCTCGGTGGCCTGATGTCCTTCCGCACCGAAACGCTGATCCCCACGCAGAACGCCATCGGCCGCCTGTCGATCGCCCTGGCCGACGCCTTCAACGACCAGCACAAGCTGGGCGTCGATCTCACGGGGGCGTTGGGTCAAGACTTCTTCGCGGTGGGGTCGCCCGGCGTGCTCAGCAATGCCCGGAACACCGGGAACGCCGTCATCTCGGCCAGCGTGACCGACACCTCCGCGCTCACCACCAGCGACTACTCCGTCGAGTACAAGGACGTGGCCGGCACGCCCACCTATGTGGTGACGCGTGTCTCGGACAAGGCACCGGTCGGCAGCTTCACGACCTTCCCAGCCACCTTCGACGGCGTCACCGTCGCACTGGACAGCGGCGCGCCGACGCTCGGCGACACCTTCACGGTGCAGCCCACCCGTACCGGCGCGCGCGACATGACCGTGCAGGTGCTCGATCCGGCCAAGGTGGCCGCGGCTTCTCCCGTGGTCACCGGCAACACCGCCACCAACCAGGGTTCGGGCCTGCTGGGCAAGGCCACGATCAACGCCGGCTACCTCGCCGCGCCGCTCGCGTCGAACGTCACCATGAGCTACGACGCCGCCACCGGCACGCTGTCGGGCTTCCCGGCCACGTCGGCCGTGACCGTCACCTTGGCCGACGGCACGTCGACCGTGTACGCGGCCGGTACGCCCGTGCCCTACACCGCCGGTGCGAGCATCAGCTTCGATGGCATTTCGGTGAAGCTGACCGGCGCCCCGGCCAATGGCGACACCTTCACCATCGGCAAGAACGTCGGCGGCGTGTCGGACGGCAGCAATGCGCTGCTGCTGGCGGGCCTGCAGCGCGCGACCATCATCGGTGGCCGCACCAGCACCTTCAACGGTGCCTATGCCCAGTTGGTGAGCACGGTGGGCAACCGCGCCATGGAAGTCGGGGTCGCCGAGAAGACGCAGGTCAGCGTCGCCGCCCAGATCAAGATGAGCCAGCAGTCGGTGTCCGGCGTCAACCAGGACGAGGAAACCGCCAACCTGCTGATGTTCCAGCAGATGTACCAGGCGAACGCCAAAGTGATCCAGACCGCCTCGACGATGTTCGACGCGATCCTGGGCATCAGCAACTGA
- the flgL gene encoding flagellar hook-associated protein FlgL has product MRISTSTFYERNLSALNSQQQQLFRTQQMLSAGTKFLTAGDDPVAATRVLGVTQTLSESKQFATSRERAMLTLSHEETALDSATTILQDIKTLTVQAGNGTLSDADRATLATTLQSKLDQLVAVGNTDDGNGQFLFAGYKSGSAPFATSAGGAIQFVGDQGQRMIQVDVARQMSSSDDGRSVFQSVQGGAGYVTSGGAANTGTGIFGAVSVVDATAANYGKDFVVSFAAGAYTVTTNDTPPVVAATGAFVAGTPIAFGGVQLSISGTPADGDTFAVTTAKNAGTDVFASIGQLVTALRTPLEGGGEPARAKLLNALSTANVKVTNAHDNVLTIRSSVGSRMNEIDALDDGGASRDLMEKSYLSSIEDLDLTSAISDFYQRETSLKATQLTFARLSNIALFNYI; this is encoded by the coding sequence ATGCGTATCAGCACCAGCACCTTTTACGAGCGCAACCTGTCTGCCTTGAACTCGCAGCAGCAGCAACTCTTCCGGACCCAGCAGATGCTGTCGGCCGGCACCAAGTTCCTGACCGCCGGCGACGATCCGGTGGCGGCCACCCGCGTCCTCGGCGTGACGCAGACCCTGTCGGAGTCCAAGCAGTTCGCCACCAGCCGCGAACGTGCCATGCTCACCCTGTCGCACGAGGAAACGGCGCTGGACAGCGCCACGACGATCCTGCAGGACATCAAGACGCTCACCGTGCAGGCCGGCAACGGCACGCTGTCGGACGCCGACCGTGCGACGCTGGCGACCACGCTGCAGAGCAAGCTCGACCAGCTCGTCGCGGTGGGCAACACCGACGACGGCAACGGCCAGTTCCTGTTTGCGGGCTACAAGAGCGGCAGCGCGCCGTTCGCGACCAGCGCCGGTGGCGCCATCCAGTTCGTGGGTGACCAGGGCCAGCGCATGATCCAGGTCGACGTGGCACGCCAGATGTCGAGCTCGGACGACGGCCGCTCGGTGTTCCAGTCGGTCCAGGGCGGCGCCGGCTACGTGACCTCGGGTGGGGCGGCGAACACCGGCACCGGCATCTTCGGTGCGGTGAGCGTCGTGGATGCCACCGCGGCCAACTACGGCAAGGATTTCGTCGTCAGCTTCGCGGCCGGCGCCTACACCGTCACCACCAACGACACGCCGCCGGTCGTCGCGGCCACCGGCGCCTTCGTGGCCGGCACGCCGATCGCCTTCGGCGGCGTGCAGCTGAGCATCTCCGGCACGCCCGCCGACGGCGACACCTTCGCCGTCACGACGGCCAAGAACGCCGGCACCGATGTGTTCGCCAGCATCGGCCAGTTGGTGACCGCCCTGCGTACGCCGCTGGAAGGCGGCGGCGAACCGGCGCGCGCCAAGTTGCTCAATGCGCTGAGCACCGCCAACGTCAAGGTGACGAACGCACACGACAACGTCCTGACGATCCGCTCCTCGGTCGGCTCGCGCATGAACGAGATCGATGCGCTCGACGATGGTGGCGCCTCGCGCGACCTGATGGAGAAGAGCTACCTCTCGAGCATCGAGGATCTGGACCTGACCAGCGCCATCTCGGACTTCTACCAGCGCGAAACCTCGCTCAAGGCCACGCAGCTGACCTTCGCCCGCCTGTCGAACATCGCGCTGTTCAACT